From Anopheles darlingi chromosome 2, idAnoDarlMG_H_01, whole genome shotgun sequence, the proteins below share one genomic window:
- the LOC125948988 gene encoding titin isoform X45: MGLNKRDKQDKLKSQSLLDSERSSHDGGGGSSSTTRTVVVDHGTIVVPIETVVSTVSSTSKQSASSKSSSSKQQQILHSSTTDAGSIAESVHLSTEKSFGALDGAVAPVGASKLAEQKFSTVSSVRSAAQKSKQIDNIIEKIHHIASDTISTTEQITTAAPPSAASFTHGTKDVTQKKTVLLGDSGAQQSGSSGVAGGDTVSQQQVITTVVPSKIEFTTVAFEGSAHNSSNISSSSSHTSNIVSGSSSSNTSAINQQTRSHGAVRSERMMSESSATQQQQSESRSSKSEHSSSTVQSSSSSSSTMKSSSSKKSHSEAHSKSLVSGETAHSSLRSQKHLIDGADVQNGGTVLGVSSTITTAPDHSTYDQQSFHTIGADGSRKQVDSQSYSMAKSQAPTTKILHDAAGNQITSTSASYQSAQGHSTSSFQTSGTHDHKALDSKLHQAINTSSAISSSHRDERVSSTSTSSAVNSSSSSSDKRFSVIDSTTLENYSTKAEQDSSSAQHSSMLMKNASAHTVASLSSAHDSLDSTIQSTQLVTESSQMADHRQQHLESSKTIESASHYEQMDESSSSRRKTSEFREQRESNAAILKRKIYDESGRRLNLIDEKIVPKDIVTADLQDDVTNVTKTSFEAKLFNPTLKRWELVDQKTILEKDITTEIPVEIVKELEVERPELANITTTIQLTKVYDAKTKQWKTVDQKKHIDVVEKITYLEENSGRSELNESEHSKNLRSMDMVDRVTIKEVQDLSEEKRQQLNKSKKRVDERTTQEQCICEICTCGRHNCFNCGSGTVSTQTKSSKYISSSNSENFYHQENFTSELNEESSTIRRGTWTKEDAEQHQTNRRESYTIEHSSTENDVSGRRLTWTKDDFEAVDISKIKGERPKPIRHEDNLKPEGQFYAPERQGYTPGERVRPIKHDDNLRPEGAFSAPEKPEYRSGERPKPVRPQDNLKPEGEFERPQKPSVGKPERSQPVRHDDNLRPEGDFERPEKSPFRPAERPKQVRPDDNLRPEGDFERPEKSSFRPAERPKQIKPEDNLRPEGDFQTPQRPEYRSGERPKPIRHDDNLRPEGDFERPEKSPFRPAERPKQVRPDDNLRPEGDFERPEKSPFRPAERPKQVRPEDNLRPEGEFTSPEKPQYRPAERPKQIKPEDNLRPEGDFQTPERPEYRSGERPKPIRHDDNLRPEGDFERPEKSPFRPAERPKQVRPEDNLRPEGDFDKPQKPEYRSAERPKQVRPQDNLKPEGDFERPQPTVVGKAERAQIIRHEDNLYMEGNFERTEKTVFIAGERPKPIRPDDNLRPEGDFERPEKSPFRPAERPKQVRPEDNLRPEGEFTSPEKPQYRPAERPKQIKPEDNLRPEGDFQTPERPEYRSGERPKPIRHDDNLRPEGDFDRPEKSPFRPAGRPKQVRPEDNLRPEGDFDKPQKPEYRSAERPKQVRPQDNLKPEGDFERPQPTVVGKAERAQIIRHEDNLYMEGNFERTEKTVFIAGERPKPIRPDDNLRPEGDFERPEKSPFRPAERPKQVRPEDNLRPEGDFDKPQKPEYRSAERPKQVRPQDNLKPEGDFERPQPTVVGKAERAQIIRHEDNLYMEGNFERTEKTVFIAGERPKPIRPDDNLRPEGDFERPEKSPFRPAERPKQVRPEDNLRPEGEFTSPEKPQYRPAERPKQIKPEDNLRPEGDFQTPERPEYRSGERPKPIRHDDNLRPEGDFERPEKSPFRPAERPKQVRPDDNLRPEGDFERPEKSPFRPAERPKQVRPEDNLRPEGDFDKPQKPEYRSAERPKQVRPQDNLKPEGDFERPQPTVVGKAERAQIIRHEDNLYMEGNFERTEKTVFIAGERPKPIRPDDNLRPEGDFERPEKSPFRPAERPKQVRPEDNLRPEGEFTSPEKPQYRPAERPKQIKPEDNLRSEGKFQAPERPEYRTGERPKPIRPDDNLRPEGDFERPEKSPFKPAERPKQIKPEDNLKTEGEFSTPQKPQFKPAERPKQIKPQDNLKPEGDFDRPKPVESIGKGDRAQIVKHADNLRVEGTFERVEKTVYVSGERPKPIKPDDNLRPEGEFSTPEKQTFRPAERPKQIKPQDNLRPEGDFDRPQKSVAGPGERPKPIKHDDNLRPEGTFERPEKAQFKPAERPKQIRPEDNLRTEGEFEKPQKSQFQPAERPKQVKPQDNLQIEGDYNSFKEYTEQKQRKEAILKEVHEPTIADGAVLVTTQTVTTILKGDKKQPTGRQTTTTEVQDQSNHSEESFAHSRNENIQHHRSEHITSSNALTRAQHVESSVNEHDRLTQRSTTNQTQSIHDVSGRNIAESKTNHSHRQMVNGSTVVSGVSQEQRTQHSVQSSSSSSKIHHTSSSMQQQQSTISDTQHLHGTHSQHLNVQHGEPTVQRHSREQVTGSQTSSTSSKVVVDGKVITDKSASNRHATEKLAVDGVVVTDKSFTERQQSGFDGMDSIQQAHYTSGQTVHDSSATNIGSSSTKRAQNQAIRSTTNNITNLEGTNGVHKGSQRNGTAHSQASTVDHATETQVKKLVGGKWVTKTIKTESKASNQQQHQQQGKVHDVSSHRQQGVLTGQISVAEQNKLNQQHSSIGTSSDQHTRSSAHHISVAEQNKLNQQHSSIGTSSEVHAHSSSSTSSSSVVKSHSSSKMVSEKVVQRGTTESVVSAAGSPSGRTGARGGSSIVLGESTVDSASSRRAAQQQSSTTTKLIGGKLVQVASSNDTSNNTSSTAGKSSGVTSTSSTSSNVHHSATNDQSSTSTKSSSSSVMKSSKVESSSTAASSTTSGQQQHHRKNTFASTENVNNAILCRPAQGPVATTTGIALHATNGSASSMSVSGYNQRKSISNLNDSAMYATTNRTSYSSLHRRGKESTEARMQNYVKAVETDTIVGRTVRGQACPPPSLAGLGLGSSTIGTSHGMKGSSNTSTSVTTSSSTASNNQKTLRDYHTAMNVSRSSTKANASSISFGDDKFHGSSSYKVQYIQQHEGRCPAAVHDNLKLSKVTKQHTYYVRDQK, encoded by the exons ATGGGTTTGAACAAGCGTGATAAGCAGGATAAGCTGAAGAGCCAGAGTTTGCTCGATTCCGAGCGATCCTCAcatgacggtggcggtggctcctCGTCGACCACGCGcacggtcgtcgtcgatcacGGTACGATCGTGGTGCCCATCGAAACCGTGGTATCGACTGTTAGCTCCACTAGCAAGCAATCGGCTTCCAGCAAGTCGAGCAGctcgaagcagcaacagatccTGCACAGTTCCACCACCGATGCGGGCAGTATCGCGGAATCGGTGCATCTCAGCACCGAGAAGTCATTCGGAGCGCTGGACGGAGCAGTTGCACCGGTCGGCGCTAGCAAGCTGGCGGAGCAAAAGTTCAGTACGGTGAGCAGTGTGCGCAGTGCGGCTCAAAAGTCGAAACAGATCGATAACATCATCGAAAAGATCCATCACATTGCGAGCGATACGATCAGTACGACCGAGCAGATCACTACGGCCGCCCCACCATCGGCGGCATCGTTCACGCACGGAACGAAGGATGTGACACAGAAGAAAACGGTGTTGTTGGGTGACAGTGGGGCACAACAGAGTGGCAGTAGTGGCGTGGCGGGTGGCGATACTGTCAGTCAGCAACAAGTGATAACCACCGTCGTGCCGAGTAAGATCGAGTTCACAACAGTGGCCTTCGAAGGTAGTGCCCATAACagtagcaacatcagcagcagcagcagccacaccagcaacatcgtcagtggcagcagcagtagcaatacCAGTGCCATAAATCAGCAAACTCGGTCACACGGTGCAGTGCGCAGTGAGAGGATGATGTCCGAGTCCAGTgccactcagcagcagcaaagcgaaTCGCGATCAAGTAAAAGTGAGCACTCGAGCTCTACGgtgcaatcgtcgtcgtcgtcgtcgtcaacgatGAAATCCTCTTCGTCGAAGAAATCACACTCCGAAGCCCACAGCAAGAGCCTAGTGTCGGGTGAAACGGCACACTCGTCCCTGCGATCGCAGAAACATCTGATCGATGGGGCTGATGTACAGAATGGTGGCACCGTGTTAGGTGTGTCGTCTACGATCACTACTGCTCCAGATCATTCCACGTACGATCAGCAATCATTCCATACGATCGGTGCGGATGGTAGCAGGAAGCAGGTCGACAGCCAGAGCTACTCGATGGCCAAGAGTCAAGCGCCGACAACGAAAATCCTGCACGATGCAGCCGGTAATCAAATCACCAGCACGTCTGCCTCGTATCAGTCGGCCCAAGGACACAGTACCTCATCCTTCCAAACATCGGGTACGCACGATCACAAAGCCCTCGATTCGAAGCTCCATCAAGCCATCAACACCAGCTCAGCCATTTCGTCCTCACACCGTGACGAACGCGTgtcatccacatccacatcgTCTGCTGTAaactcgtcctcctcgtcctccgacAAGAGGTTCTCCGTGATCGATTCAACAACATTGGAGAACTACTCTACTAAGGCAGAGCAAGACTCCAGTAGTGCCCAGCACTCGAGCATGTTGATGAAGAATGCATCCGCACACACCGTGGCTAGCCTATCGTCAGCGCACGATTCGCTCGATAGCACGATCCAAAGCACACAGCTGGTGACGGAATCGAGCCAAATGGCagaccaccgacagcagcacctGGAATCGAGCAAAACCATCGAGTCAGCATCGCACTACGAGCAGATGgacgaaagcagcagctcacgGCGCAAGACGTCCGAGTTCCGTGAGCAGCGTGAGTCCAATGCCGCCATTCTGAAGCGCAAAATCTACGACGAAAGTGGACGCCGGTTGAACTTGATCGATGAAAAGATCGTACCGAAGGACATTGTCACTGCTGACCTGCAGGACGATGTCACGAACGTGACGAAAACGTCGTTCGAGGCGAAACTGTTCAACCCGACGCTGAAGCGCTGGGAACTGGTAGACCAGAAGACCATCCTGGAAAAAGACATCACCACCGAGATACCGGTAGAGATTGTCAAGGAGCTGGAGGTGGAGCGTCCCGAGCTGGctaacatcaccaccacaataCAGCTGACGAAG GTTTACGATGCCAAGACGAAGCAATGGAAAACGGTGGACCAAAAGAAACATATCGATGTGGTGGAGAAGATCACCTACCTCGAGGAAAATTCGGGCCGCTCCGAACTCAACGAATCGGAACACTCGAAAAACCTCCGATCAATGGACATGGTG GACCGCGTTACAATCAAAGAAGTGCAAGATCTGAGCGAagagaagcggcagcagctcaACAAATCGAAGAAACGTGTCGACGAGCGGACCACTCAGGAGCAGTGCATCTGCGAGATCTGTACATGTGG ACGACACAATTGCTTCAATTGCGGCAGTGGTACAGTATCTACTCAGACAAAGTCTTCAAAGTACATCTCATCGAGCAATTCGGAAAATTTTTACCATCAAG AAAATTTCACATCTGAGCTCAATGAAGAATCATCGACGATTCGAAGGGGAACGTGGACTAAGGAAGACGCTGAGCAGCATCAGACGAACCGCAGGGAGTCCTACACAATtgagcacagcagcacagagAACGATGTGTCCGGGCGCCGACTGACATGGACAAAGGATGACTTCGAAGCTGTTGATATTAGCAAAATTAAGGGCGAACGCCCCAAGCCGATCCGTCACGAAGACAACCTTAAACCAGAAGGTCAATTCTACGCACCGGAGCGCCAGGGTTACACGCCAGGAGAGCGTGTAAGACCGATCAAACATGATGATAATTTACGGCCCGAAGGAGCATTCTCAGCACCGGAAAAGCCAGAATATCGGTCTGGAGAAAGACCTAAGCCAGTTAGACCGCAAGATAACCTCAAACCAGAAGGTGAATTCGAACGACCTCAAAAACCATCAGTTGGCAAACCAGAACGGTCACAGCCTGTGCGCCATGACGACAACCTGCGTCCGGAAGGAGACTTCGAGCGTCCAGAGAAGTCGCCATTCAGACCAGCCGAGCGTCCTAAGCAAGTTCGTCCCGATGATAATCTGCGCCCAGAAGGAGACTTCGAGCGTCCAGAGAAGTCATCTTTCAGACCTGCTGAACGACCGAAGCAAATCAAAC CTGAGGATAATCTGCGTCCGGAAGGCGACTTCCAGACTCCTCAGCGCCCAGAATATCGATCAGGAGAGCGACCGAAGCCAATTCGCCATGACGACAATCTACGTCCGGAAGGAGACTTCGAGCGTCCAGAGAAGTCGCCATTCAGAC CTGCTGAGCGTCCGAAGCAGGTTCGTCCCGATGATAATCTGCGTCCGGAAGGAGACTTCGAGCGTCCAGAGAAGTCACCTTTCAGAC CTgccgagcgaccgaagcagGTTCGCCCAGAGGATAATCTGCGCCCTGAAGGAGAATTCACATCGCCAGAAAAGCCTCAATACAGACCTGCTGAGCGACCGAAGCAAATCAAACCTGAGGATAATCTGCGTCCGGAAGGCGACTTCCAAACTCCTGAGCGCCCAGAATATCGATCAGGAGAGCGACCGAAGCCAATTCGCCATGACGATAATCTACGTCCGGAAGGAGACTTCGAGCGTCCAGAGAAGTCGCCATTCAGACCTGCTGAGCGTCCGAAGCAG GTTCGTCCAGAGGATAATCTGCGTCCGGAAGGAGACTTTGACAAGCCTCAGAAGCCAGAATATCGATCAGCTGAGCGGCCGAAACAAGTGCGACCTCAGGATAATCTCAAACCAGAGGGAGATTTCGAAAGACCACAACCTACAGTCGTTGGAAAAGCTGAACGAGCTCAAATCATTCGTCATGAAGATAACCTTTACATGGAAGGAAACTTTGAGCGCACTGAGAAAACTGTCTTTATTGCTGGAGAGCGGCCGAAGCCAATTCGTCCCGACGATAATCTGCGTCCAGAAGGTGACTTCGAGCGTCCAGAGAAGTCACCATTCAGACCTgccgagcgaccgaagcagGTTCGCCCAGAGGATAATCTGCGCCCTGAAGGAGAATTCACATCGCCAGAAAAGCCTCAATACAGAC CTGCTGAGCGACCGAAGCAAATCAAACCTGAGGATAATCTGCGTCCGGAAGGCGACTTCCAAACTCCCGAGCGCCCAGAATATCGATCAGGAGAGCGACCGAAGCCAATTCGCCATGACGATAATCTACGTCCGGAAGGAGACTTCGATCGTCCAGAGAAGTCGCCATTCAGACCTGCTGGGCGTCCGAAGCAG GTTCGTCCAGAGGATAATCTGCGTCCGGAAGGAGACTTTGACAAGCCTCAGAAGCCAGAATATCGATCAGCTGAGCGGCCGAAACAAGTGCGACCTCAGGATAATCTCAAACCTGAGGGAGATTTCGAAAGACCACAACCTACAGTCGTTGGAAAAGCTGAACGAGCTCAAATCATTCGTCATGAAGATAACCTTTACATGGAAGGAAACTTTGAGCGCACTGAGAAAACTGTCTTTATTGCTGGAGAGCGGCCGAAGCCAATTCGTCCCGACGATAATCTGCGTCCAGAAG GAGACTTCGAGCGTCCAGAGAAGTCGCCATTCAGACCTGCTGAGCGTCCGAAGCAG GTTCGTCCAGAGGATAATCTGCGTCCGGAAGGAGACTTTGACAAGCCTCAGAAGCCAGAATATCGATCAGCTGAGCGGCCGAAACAAGTGCGACCTCAGGATAATCTCAAACCAGAGGGAGATTTCGAAAGACCACAACCTACAGTCGTTGGAAAAGCTGAACGAGCTCAAATCATTCGTCATGAAGATAACCTCTACATGGAAGGAAACTTTGAGCGTACTGAGAAAACTGTCTTTATTGCTGGAGAGCGGCCGAAGCCAATTCGTCCCGACGATAATCTGCGTCCAGAAGGAGACTTCGAGCGTCCAGAGAAGTCACCATTCAGACCTGCTGAGCGACCGAAGCAGGTTCGTCCAGAGGATAATCTGCGCCCTGAAGGAGAATTCACATCGCCAGAAAAGCCTCAATACAGACCTGCTGAGCGGCCGAAGCAAATCAAACCTGAGGATAATCTGCGTCCGGAAGGCGACTTCCAGACTCCTGAACGCCCAGAATATCGATCAGGAGAGCGACCGAAGCCAATTCGCCATGACGATAATCTACGTCCGGAAGGAGACTTCGAGCGTCCAGAGAAGTCGCCATTCAGACCTGCTGAGCGTCCGAAGCAGGTTCGTCCCGACGATAATCTGCGTCCGGAAGGAGACTTCGAGCGTCCAGAGAAGTCACCTTTCAGACCTGCTGAGCGACCGAAGCAGGTTCGTCCAGAGGATAATCTGCGTCCGGAAGGAGACTTTGACAAGCCTCAGAAGCCAGAATATCGATCAGCTGAGCGGCCGAAACAAGTGCGACCTCAGGATAATCTCAAACCAGAGGGAGATTTCGAAAGACCACAACCTACAGTCGTTGGAAAAGCTGAACGAGCTCAAATCATTCGTCATGAAGATAACCTCTACATGGAAGGAAACTTTGAGCGTACTGAGAAAACTGTCTTTATTGCTGGAGAGCGGCCGAAGCCAATTCGTCCCGACGATAATCTGCGTCCAGAAGGAGACTTCGAGCGTCCAGAGAAGTCACCTTTCAGACCTGCTGAGCGACCGAAGCAGGTTCGTCCAGAGGATAATCTGCGTCCTGAAGGAGAATTCACATCGCCAGAAAAGCCTCAATACAGACCTGCTGAGCGACCGAAGCAAATCAAACCTGAGGATAATCTGCGTTCGGAAGGAAAATTCCAGGCTCCCGAGCGTCCAGAATACCGTACAGGCGAGCGGCCTAAACCAATTCGCCCCGATGATAATCTGCGTCCAGAAGGGGACTTTGAACGTCCCGAAAAGTCTCCCTTTAAACCTGCTGAGCGACCGAAGCAGATTAAGCCTGAGGACAATTTGAAAACAGAAGGAGAATTTTCAACACCGCAGAAACCTCAATTCAAACCAGCTGAAAGACCGAAGCAAATTAAGCCACAAGATAACTTGAAGCCTGAGGGAGATTTCGATCGGCCTAAGCCTGTCGAAAGTATCGGAAAGGGAGATCGGGCTCAAATTGTGAAACATGCGGATAATCTGCGCGTAGAGGGTACTTTTGAAAGGGTAGAGAAAACCGTTTATGTTTCAGGGGAGCGACCAAAACCCATTAAGCCGGACGATAACCTACGTCCAGAGGGAGAGTTTTCGACGCCCGAAAAGCAAACGTTCCGGCCTGCAGAACgaccaaaacaaatcaaaccacAGGACAATCTCCGACCAGAAGGTGATTTTGATCGGCCACAAAAGTCGGTTGCCGGACCAGGCGAGAGGCCGAAGCCGATCAAACATGATGACAACCTGCGTCCCGAAGGTACTTTCGAAAGACCGGAAAAGGCTCAATTTAAACCTGCAGAACGACCGAAGCAAATTCGTCCTGAAGATAATCTGCGCACCGAAGGTGAATTCGAGAAGCCACAGAAATCACAGTTCCAGCCAGCGGAGCGTCCAAAACAGGTGAAGCCACAGGACAATCTTCAAATTGAGGGCGATTATAATTCTTTCAAGGAGTACACTGAACAGAAACAACGCAAGGAAGCGATACTGAAGGAGGTACATGAACCAACCATTGCCGATGGAGCCGTGCTCGTGACAACACAAACGGTTACCACCATTTTAAAGGGAGACAAGAAACAACCAACCGGAAGAcagactactactactgaggTACAGGATCAATCCAATCATTCTGAGGAAAGCTTCGCTCACAGTCGTAACGAGAACATCCAGCACCATCGAAGTGAGCACATCACTAGCTCCAACGCCCTGACTAGGGCACAACACGTTGAATCTAGTGTCAACGAACATGATCGCCTCACGCAACGATCCACAACGAACCAAACCCAATCGATTCATGACGTTTCGGGCCGAAATATTGCCGAATCGAAGACCAACCACAGCCACCGACAGATGGTCAATGGATCGACGGTTGTGAGCGGAGTTTCTCAAGAACAGCGTACACAGCACAGCGTacagtcatcgtcgtccagtTCCAAGATCCATCACACAAGCTCCTcgatgcagcaacaacagtccACAATCAGTGACACGCAGCATCTTCACGGTACTCACTCGCAGCATCTTAACGTCCAGCATGGCGAACCCACCGTTCAGCGTCATTCACGAGAACAAGTAACTGGTTCCCAGACGTCCTCAACCAGCAGTAAGGTGGTTGTAGATGGAAAAGTTATCACAGATAAGTCAGCATCCAACAGACACGCTACCGAGAAACTGGCTGTCGATGGTGTCGTAGTAACGGACAAGAGCTTCACAGAGCGACAGCAAAGTGGTTTTGATGGAATGGACAGCATCCAACAGGCACATTACACCAGCGGTCAAACTGTGCACGATTCCAGTGCTACTAACATCGGAAGTAGCTCGACGAAGCGCGCGCAAAATCAGGCCATTCGATctacaacaaacaacattaCCAACCTGGAAGGTACCAATGGCGTTCACAAGGGATCCCAGCGCAATGGAACCGCTCATAGCCAAGCGTCCACGGTCGACCATGCTACGGAAACTCAGGTTAAGAAACTGGTCGGTGGTAAATGGGTTACGAAGACGATCAAGACTGAGAGTAAAgcaagcaaccagcagcagcaccaacagcaaggAAAGGTGCACGATGTTTCATCTCATCGTCAACAGGGAGTGCTTACCGGTCAGATATCGGTAGCTGAACAGAACAAACTAAATCAACAACATAGCTCGATTGGTACCTCGTCCGATCAGCATACTCGCAGCTCCGCACACCACATATCGGTAgcggaacaaaacaaattgaacCAGCAGCACAGTTCGATCGGTACCTCTTCGGAAGTGCATGCTCATAGCAGCTCGTCGACTTCTAGCTCTTCGGTTGTGAAATCACATTCAAGCAGTAAGATGGTTAGCGAAAAGGTAGTTCAACGTGGAACTACCGAGAGCGTAGTTTCGGCGGCCGGATCACCCTCGGGTCGTACCGGAGCTCGCGGAGGATCCAGCATCGTACTGGGAGAATCCACCGTTGACAGCGCTTCATCGCGACGCGCGGCACAGCAGCAATCATCTACCACCACGAAACTAATCGGCGGTAAACTCGTGCAAGTTGCCTCGTCTAACgataccagcaacaacacgtCCAGCACGGCGGGTAAGTCATCCGGCGTGACATCTACATCCAGCACATCCAGCAACGTTCATCATTCCGCAACCAACGATCAATCATCGACCTCGACGAAGAGTTCCTCGTCGAGCGTGATGAAGTCGAGCAAGGTTGAATCCAGCAGCACGGCCGCTTCATCCACTACAagtggccaacagcagcaccatcgcaAGAACACGTTCGCCTCCACGGAGAACGTTAATAATGCCATTCTGTGCCGACCAGCGCAGGGACCGGTGGCGACAACGACCGGTATCGCGCTGCATGCCACGAACGgcagtgccagcagcatgAGCGTCTCCGGATACAACCAGCGCAAGAGCATCTCGAACCTCAACGATAGCGCCATGTACGCGACGACGAACCGGACCAGCTACAGCTCGTTGCATCGACGCGGAAAGGAATCGACCGAGGCAAGAATGCAGAACTACGTGAAAGCCGTCGAGACGGATACCATCGTTGGTCGGACGGTTAGAGGACAAGCCTGCCCTCCACCATCGCTGGCAGGGCTCGGTCTGGGCAGTAGCACTATCGGTACCAGCCACGGCATGAaaggtagcagcaacaccagcacatcGGTAACCACGAGCAGTTCGACGGCGTCGAACAATCAGAAGACTCTTCGCGATTACCATACCGCTATGAACGTCTCGCGAAGCTCCACGAAAGCCAACGCTTCCAGCATTTCGTTTGGCGATGATAAGTTCCATGGATCGAGCTCCTACAAGGTGCAGTACATCCAGCAACACGAAGGACGTTGCCCCGCGGCCGTACACGACAATCTGAAGCTGTCCAAAGTCACCAAGCAACACACGTACTACGTCCGGGACCAGAAGTag